The following proteins are encoded in a genomic region of Hymenobacter siberiensis:
- a CDS encoding VWA domain-containing protein, with the protein MEQLTPLRTVYNLLILDESGSMEVVREATIRGFNELVQSVQGLAREFTDKKQVVSLTTFNGAGIRETLFLQDASALKPLTLADYRPDSMTPLHDAIGQSVSKLRNVLVTTGATDYQVLVTVLTDGEENASKEFTRPITRQLIEQLKEQGWTFTYIGTNHDVDRAADGLAIDNKLAFTQNAEEMDVMFTKERISRRRYNMKPLEDFAPGRSKADYFDDDEPAQPTPPADAART; encoded by the coding sequence ATGGAACAGTTGACACCTTTACGCACCGTGTATAATTTGCTTATCCTCGACGAGAGCGGCTCGATGGAAGTCGTACGTGAGGCCACTATCCGTGGATTCAATGAGTTGGTGCAGTCTGTGCAAGGCTTGGCCCGGGAGTTCACCGATAAGAAGCAAGTGGTGAGCTTGACGACGTTTAACGGTGCCGGCATTCGGGAGACGCTGTTTTTGCAGGATGCCAGCGCGCTCAAGCCGCTGACGCTGGCCGACTACCGGCCCGACTCGATGACCCCGCTGCATGATGCCATCGGGCAAAGCGTGAGCAAGCTGCGCAATGTACTGGTCACAACTGGAGCAACGGATTACCAAGTGCTGGTAACGGTGCTCACGGACGGGGAAGAAAACGCGTCGAAGGAGTTTACACGGCCGATTACCCGCCAGCTGATTGAGCAGTTGAAAGAGCAAGGCTGGACGTTTACCTACATCGGCACCAACCACGACGTGGACCGGGCGGCCGATGGGCTGGCCATTGACAACAAGCTGGCCTTTACACAGAATGCAGAGGAAATGGACGTCATGTTTACCAAGGAACGGATTTCGCGCCGGCGCTATAATATGAAGCCGTTGGAAGACTTCGCCCCGGGAAGGTCCAAGGCAGATTATTTCGACGACGATGAGCCGGCACAGCCCACCCCTCCAGCCGATGCGGCCCGGACCTAG